Proteins encoded in a region of the Oncorhynchus clarkii lewisi isolate Uvic-CL-2024 chromosome 18, UVic_Ocla_1.0, whole genome shotgun sequence genome:
- the LOC139373675 gene encoding single-strand DNA endonuclease ASTE1, with product MGVHGLTSYVEGNRGLFQDVRFRDSRLVIDGCSLFFRLYLNHGLDQAHGGDYDAFAALLSTFISALEACNIQPYVVLDGGMDPSDKKLSTLRQRLQSKIQEAESLSRGRHGSVLPLLTRHVFIQVLSQRGVPLVQCPAEADWEIACLANQWGCPVLTNDSDFYIFDLPGGYIPFRFFQWASVSGSPPHHYIPARRYTVSGMCQHFRGMNRELLPLCAVLAGNDYTTKQTYKHIHTLLPQLTTGGKRGGRGRGSPSHIEGLLLWLSSFPGPEEALEEVGRLTGGVERGGGGGRGRGGRGRAGSGGEKSGLCSVLWSGMQEYHLTPQSRLSTWFSGGSSRSPEGLWTATPCPLPEWLCWAAGSGAMAPLVLDVLELRRVLLIPQVENSRLPSSHCSATAIRQALYGILLANQEQGERGETGWGECHRVQRQGGQETQVEGQGERGRGGRQWGKRGRGRGQKQGVGHAGAEPSSGSGQGENIAPSAVESDRGMSVFVEEYDRHNLNLRKCQVEPRTPGTILHLETLCQAPVSVRLGVLYDVLGVKESSLSPLPPHLRLALGVTGFWRREARPFPSLPQVQALLLGMVHGEMARNTHPGQNQNTATERNLWMKLRLGPGDRRGFDVGVAHSLSQWQACLWSVLILNQLLCLPLPEPDTAWLFSGSLVHGLVGRLRGGCSPESVLAAAPLSGHIYRSLLAALEDCMLNTLPSSSSSGRRKRGRGGEKGGAPSSQEINNRFALLMTEEEDEE from the exons atgggtGTCCATGGTCTGACCAGCTATGTGGAGGGTAACAGGGGCTTGTTCCAGGACGTCAGGTTCAGAGACAGCAGACTTGTGATAGATGGCTGTAGTCTGTTCTTCAGGCTCTATCTAAACCATGGACTGGATCAGGCACACGGAGGGGACTACGATGCCTTCGCTGCCCTACTGTCTACCTTCATCTCTGCACTGGAGGCCTGCAATATACAGCCTTATGTGGTGCTGGATGGCg gcatgGACCCCAGTGATAAGAAGCTGTCCACCCTGAGGCAGCGGCTGCAGAGTAAGATCCAAGAGGCTGAGTCTCTGTCCCGGGGCCGACACGGCTccgtcctccccctcctcacaaGACACGTCTTTATccag GTCCTCTCCCAGCGAGGTGTCCCATTGGTCCAGTGCCCCGCCGAGGCAGACTGGGAGATTGCCTGCCTGGCCAATCAGTGGGGTTGTCCAGTTCTGACCAATGACAGCGACTTTTACATCTTTGACTTGCCAG GTGGTTATATTCCGTTCCGGTTCTTCCAATGGGCCAGTGTTAGCGGTTCCCCTCCACATCACTACATCCCAGCCAGACGCTACACGGTCAGTGGGATGTGCCAGCACTTCAGGGGAATGAACCGGGAACTTCTGCCGCTCTGTGCTGTCCTGGCAGGGAATGACTACACCACAAAACAAAcctacaaacacatacacacactcctcccTCAGCTAACcacgggagggaagaggggaggcaGGGGCAGAGGGAGCCCATCCCATATAGAGGGCCTCCTTCTCTGGCTCTCCTCCTTCCCTGGACCTGAGGAGGCtctggaggaggtggggagacTGACAGGAggagtagaaagaggaggaggaggagggagagggagaggaggaaggggaagagcagggagtggaggagagaagtCCGGCCTGTGTTCTGTGCTCTGGTCAGGCATGCAAGAGTACCATCTGACTCCTCAGAGCCGTCTCTCTACCTGGTTCTCTGGAGGCTCATCCAGGTCGCCAGAGGGGCTGTGGACCGCTACTCCCTGCCCGCTGCCAGAGTGGCTGTGCTGGGCCGCAGGGAGCGGGGCGATGGCCCCCCTGGTGCTGGATGTCCTGGAGCTCAGGAGGGTGCTGCTCATCCCTCAGGTGGAGAACAGCCGACTACCCAGTAGCCACTGCAGTGCCACGGCCATACGACAGGCCCTCTACGGGATCCTACTGGCCAATcaggagcagggggagaggggagagacggggtggGGAGAGTGTCACAGGGTCCAGAGACAAGGTGGACAGGAGACCCAGGtagagggacagggagaaagggggaggggaggaaggcagtgggggaagaggggaaggggcAGAGGTCAGAAACAGGGAGTGGGTCATGCGGGTGCAGAGCCTTCCTCAGGCAGTGGTCAGGGGGAGAACATTGCCCCTAGCGCTGTGGAGAGTGACAGAGGTATGAGTGTGTTTGTGGAGGAGTACGACAGACACAATCTGAACCTGAGAAAGTGCCAGGTGGAGCCACGGACCCCTGGAACCATTCTACACCTTGAGACACTCTGCCAG GCTCCTGTGTCAGTTCGGCTGGGAGTGCTGTATGATGTTCTGGGGGTGAAGGAGTCTTCTCTGTCCCCCCTACCTCCTCACCTTAGGCTGGCCCTTGGAGTGACTGGGTTCTGGAGGAGAGAGGCCAGAccttttccctctcttccccaggTACAGGCTTTGCTGCTGGGAATGGTCCATGGAGAGATGGCCCGGAACACTCATCCTGGACAGAACCAGAACACAG CCACAGAACGGAACCTGTGGATGAAGCTTCGCCTGGGGCCAGGAGACAGGCGGGGTTTCGATGTGGGCGTGGCTCATTCCCTCAGCCAATGGCAGGCCTGCCTGTGGAGTGTACTCATTCTGAACCAGCTACTGTGTCTGCCCCTGCCTGAACCAGACACAGCATG GTTATTCAGTGGTAGTCTGGTCCATGGTTTGGTTGGCCGTCTGAGAGGGGGTTGTTCTCCTGAATCTGTTCTGGCTGCAGCTCCTCTCTCTGGGCATATCTACCGCTCCCTACTGGCTGCTCTGGAGGACTGCATGCTAAATACACtaccctcatcatcatcatcagggaggaggaagagggggagaggaggagaaaaaggaGGAGCCCCTTCCTCCCAGGAGATCAACAACAGGTTTGCTCTGCTGATgactgaggaagaggatgaagagtgA